In the Streptomyces sp. NBC_00525 genome, one interval contains:
- a CDS encoding phage tail protein codes for MKAVPDKPPATPARTGTPRTNAAPAPTPAPEPTSVPVAAPAPAVPDRRSVQRLQRAAGNAAVSRLVAQRYTAPVKPPPARAPGFRSVRADVAAKQQRMAQHRPAGVESKASQDAAVAPPDDKEAQGKAANAERMNAAKPGEFDKKAFIDAVNKAIESQAPKNLDEADKFSKSGKAERVKAEVDGKVTDGKESSAKDIDKATKAPPDTSAAKEKSVTPLTPDRPPGNPGAPSAAAAIPEKQPASVTDFSEGPAQNDKAMADAEVTEEQLAKGNEPEFNEALTAKKTAETDSAKAPAKGKSAENRQLSAAKAGAAASGAAAMNSLTATRARAGQQVDGGKGEAKSKDEKKRAEVTAKLQKVYDGTKKDVEATLSGLDKKVDAAFTSGEKAARDAFTADHKRRMKKYKDKRYSGWTGKARWVKDKFAGLPEEANSLYQEARKLYVSRMQTVISSVADIIGTELGKAKARIAKGRGELKAEVDKLPADLRQFGEEAAKDFAGKFDDLEATVNEKSDQLVQDLAQKYTAALNKVDEEIKKLQEANKGLIDKAKDAIVGAIKTINELKNLLLGILAKAAGAIMKIIKDPIGFLGNLVSAVGAGLNLFITNIADHLKTGLVSWLLGTAVKAGLELPQRFDMKGIIQLIGSLLGLTWANIRARVTRKGVPDEAMTAVESSVPVAQNIAREGPAGAVKEIQEEAGDLKSTILQKLTTYLIPTVIIAGITWILSLLNPASAFVRAVKGIIDIVTFVVNQGSQIVEFVNSVLDAVVAIANGSKAGVPKMVETALAASIPLLIGFLASLLGIGSLAAKVRSVFHAVSRPVNRAIDKIVNFIAKKGKALWRRTKKKIRGGDDSPSGKRMRLDKGVRAAVSAVNRFRGRPVAGAALTPILAAIRRRYGLTELKPVETSDKWSVHAKINPEKTAETEALTQGEKERTGVETRHPSRNPSRKELESRLRKASRAIEPVLIRSTRDGISEGKLNSKLQQLQERHQLSQLSLESGGQFKAQINPSLILKNPRVRIITDAEMADIMTPLLDQAEVAYLKQILADPERRKKIWDASESYIRGDRDGFDGLTHFEAAWILRTVKPPEKISKAGDPYGKSFPRENVAIYLPKEQFKDYKEGRIGQIEGSLGRYAAYTRKDGRPVASMADRLAKKAAELGDSFNVSPQDLLRCIHSGNPREWTTLRDKLKKRLEESQSQITKTKRSQVELFIRAMDQAVSLTQEVESGRKRGVIGATVARNALVQAGLAQSMESVMGADGILAIMTPQVESDSEIIKHRRLGAVFNVLQLAAKHRPQTLVSVNEHDLKPLSTAIKRLLEEGFSGTVEPDSIAAREEDVRAQLILMLEAFDGYGGWRSS; via the coding sequence GTGAAGGCCGTTCCCGACAAGCCCCCCGCCACCCCGGCTCGCACCGGCACCCCCCGTACGAACGCCGCCCCGGCCCCCACCCCTGCCCCGGAGCCCACCTCGGTTCCGGTTGCGGCTCCGGCTCCCGCGGTTCCGGACCGCCGCAGCGTGCAGCGTTTGCAGCGGGCGGCCGGCAACGCGGCGGTCTCCCGGCTGGTCGCCCAGCGCTACACCGCCCCCGTGAAGCCTCCCCCGGCCAGGGCGCCCGGCTTCCGTAGCGTCCGGGCGGACGTCGCGGCGAAGCAGCAGCGGATGGCGCAGCACCGGCCGGCCGGGGTCGAGTCGAAGGCGTCGCAGGATGCCGCCGTCGCGCCTCCGGACGACAAGGAGGCGCAGGGCAAGGCGGCCAACGCGGAGCGGATGAACGCCGCGAAGCCGGGCGAGTTCGACAAGAAGGCGTTCATCGACGCGGTGAACAAGGCGATCGAGTCCCAGGCGCCGAAGAACCTGGACGAGGCCGACAAGTTCTCCAAGTCCGGCAAGGCGGAGCGGGTCAAGGCAGAGGTCGACGGCAAGGTCACGGACGGCAAGGAGTCGTCGGCCAAGGACATCGACAAGGCGACGAAGGCCCCGCCGGACACCTCCGCCGCCAAGGAGAAGTCCGTCACCCCGCTCACCCCGGACCGGCCTCCCGGCAACCCGGGGGCGCCGTCGGCGGCGGCCGCGATCCCCGAGAAGCAGCCGGCGTCGGTCACCGACTTCTCCGAAGGGCCCGCGCAGAACGACAAGGCCATGGCCGACGCGGAGGTCACCGAGGAGCAGCTCGCCAAGGGCAACGAGCCGGAGTTCAACGAGGCGCTGACCGCGAAGAAGACCGCCGAGACGGACTCCGCGAAGGCCCCGGCGAAGGGGAAGTCCGCCGAGAACCGTCAGCTCTCGGCGGCGAAGGCGGGCGCGGCGGCTTCGGGCGCGGCCGCGATGAACTCGCTGACCGCCACGCGTGCGCGGGCCGGGCAGCAGGTGGACGGCGGCAAGGGCGAGGCGAAGTCGAAGGACGAGAAGAAGCGCGCCGAGGTCACGGCGAAGCTCCAGAAGGTCTACGACGGCACGAAGAAGGACGTCGAGGCGACGCTCTCGGGCCTCGACAAGAAGGTCGACGCCGCGTTCACCTCCGGCGAGAAGGCGGCGCGGGACGCGTTCACCGCGGACCACAAGCGCCGGATGAAGAAGTACAAGGACAAGCGGTACTCCGGCTGGACCGGCAAGGCCCGCTGGGTGAAGGACAAGTTCGCCGGTCTCCCGGAGGAGGCGAACAGCCTCTACCAGGAGGCGCGCAAGCTCTACGTCTCGCGGATGCAGACGGTCATCTCGTCGGTCGCCGACATCATCGGCACCGAGCTGGGCAAGGCGAAGGCGCGGATCGCCAAGGGGCGGGGCGAGCTGAAGGCGGAGGTCGACAAACTCCCCGCCGATCTGCGGCAATTCGGTGAAGAGGCGGCTAAGGACTTCGCCGGCAAATTCGACGACCTGGAAGCAACGGTCAACGAGAAGTCGGACCAGTTGGTCCAGGACCTCGCCCAGAAATACACGGCCGCACTGAACAAGGTCGACGAGGAAATCAAGAAGCTCCAGGAGGCAAACAAGGGACTGATAGACAAGGCGAAGGACGCGATCGTCGGGGCGATCAAGACGATCAACGAGCTGAAGAACCTGCTGCTCGGCATCCTCGCCAAGGCGGCCGGCGCGATCATGAAGATCATCAAGGACCCGATCGGCTTCCTGGGCAACCTGGTATCGGCCGTCGGCGCGGGCCTGAACCTCTTCATCACGAACATCGCCGACCACCTGAAGACCGGCCTTGTGTCCTGGCTGCTCGGCACGGCGGTGAAGGCAGGCCTCGAACTCCCCCAGCGGTTCGACATGAAGGGGATCATCCAGCTCATCGGCTCGCTGCTGGGCCTGACCTGGGCCAACATCCGGGCCCGCGTGACCCGCAAGGGCGTCCCCGACGAGGCGATGACCGCGGTCGAATCCTCGGTCCCGGTCGCCCAGAACATCGCCCGCGAGGGCCCGGCGGGCGCGGTCAAGGAAATCCAGGAAGAGGCGGGCGACCTCAAGTCCACGATCCTGCAAAAGCTGACGACGTACCTGATCCCGACGGTCATCATCGCCGGCATCACCTGGATTCTCTCCCTCCTGAACCCCGCCTCCGCGTTCGTCCGCGCGGTCAAGGGAATCATAGACATCGTCACCTTCGTGGTGAACCAGGGCTCCCAGATCGTCGAATTCGTCAATTCGGTGCTGGACGCGGTAGTAGCCATAGCCAACGGCAGCAAAGCAGGCGTCCCCAAAATGGTGGAAACCGCCCTGGCCGCAAGCATCCCCCTACTGATCGGCTTCCTGGCCTCCCTCCTGGGAATAGGCAGCCTGGCCGCCAAGGTGAGATCCGTCTTCCACGCGGTATCCCGCCCGGTGAATCGAGCGATCGACAAGATCGTGAACTTCATAGCCAAAAAGGGCAAGGCCCTGTGGCGCCGAACAAAGAAGAAGATTCGTGGCGGTGACGACAGCCCCTCCGGAAAGAGAATGCGTCTGGACAAGGGCGTAAGGGCAGCCGTTTCCGCCGTGAATCGCTTTCGTGGGCGCCCCGTGGCCGGCGCGGCCCTGACACCGATCCTGGCCGCCATTCGCAGGCGGTACGGGCTCACCGAACTCAAACCCGTCGAAACGAGCGACAAGTGGTCCGTGCACGCCAAGATCAACCCGGAAAAGACGGCCGAGACCGAAGCGCTGACACAAGGCGAAAAGGAGAGGACGGGAGTCGAAACCCGCCACCCCTCGCGAAACCCGAGCAGAAAGGAACTGGAATCTCGACTGCGTAAAGCAAGCAGAGCCATCGAGCCTGTTCTAATACGTAGCACACGGGATGGAATTTCCGAAGGAAAGCTCAATTCAAAGCTGCAGCAACTGCAGGAGCGCCACCAGCTCTCCCAGCTGTCGCTCGAATCAGGCGGTCAATTCAAGGCCCAGATAAACCCGAGTCTCATCCTCAAAAACCCAAGGGTGAGAATCATAACGGACGCGGAGATGGCGGACATAATGACCCCACTCCTCGACCAGGCAGAAGTTGCCTACCTGAAGCAGATCCTGGCGGACCCGGAGAGACGGAAGAAGATATGGGATGCATCGGAATCCTACATCCGAGGGGACAGGGACGGCTTCGACGGACTCACCCACTTTGAAGCCGCCTGGATTCTCAGGACGGTCAAACCGCCCGAGAAGATATCGAAAGCAGGAGACCCCTACGGGAAATCCTTTCCCCGCGAAAACGTTGCCATCTACCTCCCTAAAGAACAGTTCAAGGACTACAAGGAGGGACGGATCGGTCAGATAGAGGGATCGCTTGGGCGCTACGCGGCATACACGCGCAAGGACGGCCGCCCGGTAGCGAGCATGGCCGATCGACTCGCGAAGAAAGCAGCAGAACTGGGCGACTCTTTCAATGTCTCACCTCAAGACCTCCTTCGCTGCATCCATAGCGGAAATCCTCGGGAATGGACGACCCTTCGCGATAAACTGAAGAAGCGACTGGAAGAATCCCAGTCACAAATAACAAAGACCAAGAGGTCTCAGGTCGAGCTGTTCATACGCGCCATGGACCAAGCAGTCTCGCTGACCCAGGAGGTGGAGAGCGGCCGCAAACGGGGAGTCATCGGGGCAACGGTCGCCCGAAATGCACTGGTACAAGCAGGACTAGCCCAAAGCATGGAATCCGTCATGGGAGCGGACGGAATACTCGCGATTATGACACCCCAGGTCGAATCGGATTCCGAGATTATTAAACATCGACGCCTGGGCGCCGTATTCAACGTTCTGCAACTGGCAGCCAAGCATCGCCCCCAGACTCTGGTTTCGGTTAACGAGCACGACCTGAAGCCGCTCAGCACCGCGATCAAACGCTTACTCGAGGAGGGCTTCAGCGGAACGGTGGAACCTGATAGCATCGCAGCCCGCGAAGAAGATGTGCGGGCACAGTTGATCCTGATGCTGGAAGCGTTCGACGGGTACGGTGGATGGCGTAGCTCCTGA
- a CDS encoding phage tail sheath family protein translates to MPSYLSPGVYVEEVESGSRPIEGVGTSVAAFVGFAQRGPFDEPTLITNWSQFVSTFGDFVDGTYLASSVYGFFANGGGICYVVRIGDGSDTVAGGADGALAAGSEVQVGPYAVKPRPGVAGEISVEVAAAEGDDLPSDVFRLVVKRDGQVAETYPSVTTKRSKENVATRVNAQSELIEIRESGRGAAPARPEPQSVTLAPAAPAAGGAGTLAPEVYVGDADSRTGLGGLEAVDDVTMIAVPDLMSAYERGLLDLEAVVAVQQALIAHCELMGDRVAVLDPPPGLSPQQIRTWRTDRANFDSKYATLYYPWISVADPASGRATLVPPSGHVAGIWARNDDSRGVHKAPANEVVRGAVALQTQLTKGEHDLLNPIGLNCIRSFPGRGIRVWGARTLSSDPAWRYLNVRRLFNYLEESILAGTQWVVFEPNDDALWARIRRTVSAFLVNEWRKGSLFGLTPDEAFYVKCDRETNPPESVDAGQVVCEIGVAPVKPAEFVVFRLSQLTGGTGGVDE, encoded by the coding sequence ATGCCGTCGTACCTGTCCCCGGGCGTCTACGTCGAAGAGGTCGAGTCCGGTTCCCGGCCGATCGAAGGGGTGGGCACGTCGGTCGCCGCCTTCGTGGGGTTCGCCCAGCGCGGCCCGTTCGACGAGCCGACGCTGATCACGAACTGGAGCCAATTCGTCAGCACCTTCGGCGACTTCGTCGACGGCACCTACCTCGCATCGAGCGTCTACGGCTTCTTCGCCAACGGCGGCGGCATCTGCTACGTCGTCCGCATCGGCGACGGCTCGGACACGGTGGCCGGGGGAGCGGACGGCGCACTGGCGGCCGGCTCCGAGGTCCAGGTCGGCCCGTACGCCGTGAAGCCCCGGCCGGGTGTGGCCGGCGAGATCAGCGTGGAGGTCGCTGCGGCCGAGGGCGACGATCTGCCGTCCGACGTGTTCCGGCTCGTCGTCAAGCGCGACGGCCAGGTGGCGGAGACGTACCCGTCCGTGACCACCAAACGCAGCAAGGAGAACGTCGCCACCCGTGTCAACGCCCAGTCCGAACTGATCGAGATACGGGAGTCGGGGCGCGGCGCCGCCCCCGCCCGCCCCGAGCCCCAGTCGGTGACCCTCGCCCCCGCGGCCCCGGCCGCCGGGGGCGCCGGCACGCTCGCCCCCGAGGTGTACGTCGGCGACGCCGACAGCCGTACGGGGCTGGGGGGCCTGGAGGCCGTGGACGACGTCACCATGATCGCCGTGCCGGACCTGATGAGCGCGTACGAACGCGGCCTGCTGGACCTGGAGGCGGTCGTCGCCGTACAGCAGGCGCTCATCGCCCACTGCGAGCTGATGGGCGACCGGGTCGCCGTCCTGGACCCGCCGCCCGGACTCTCACCGCAGCAGATCCGCACCTGGCGCACCGACCGGGCGAACTTCGACTCCAAGTACGCCACGCTCTACTACCCGTGGATCAGCGTCGCCGACCCGGCGTCAGGCCGCGCCACCCTCGTACCGCCCAGCGGGCATGTCGCGGGGATCTGGGCGCGCAACGACGACTCGCGCGGCGTGCACAAGGCACCGGCCAACGAGGTGGTGCGCGGGGCGGTGGCGTTGCAGACGCAGCTCACCAAGGGCGAGCACGACCTGCTCAACCCGATCGGGCTGAACTGCATCCGCTCATTCCCCGGCCGGGGCATCCGGGTCTGGGGCGCCCGCACCCTCTCCTCCGACCCGGCCTGGCGCTACCTCAACGTGCGGCGGCTGTTCAACTACCTGGAGGAGTCGATCCTCGCCGGCACCCAGTGGGTCGTCTTCGAGCCGAACGACGACGCGCTGTGGGCCCGTATCCGCCGCACGGTCTCCGCCTTCCTGGTCAACGAGTGGCGCAAGGGTTCGCTGTTCGGACTGACCCCGGATGAGGCGTTCTATGTGAAGTGCGACCGGGAGACCAACCCGCCGGAGAGCGTGGACGCGGGACAGGTCGTGTGCGAGATCGGGGTCGCGCCCGTCAAACCGGCGGAGTTCGTCGTCTTCCGCCTCTCCCAGCTGACCGGCGGCACCGGCGGCGTCGACGAGTGA
- a CDS encoding phage tail protein, with the protein MPLPDLDSSVGHSFGLEFDSVVIKQITEVSGLKMEQDVIELKQNTADGKYAIKKLPGRPKAGEVTVTRGLTEDNSFERWIKDSRFGRMTSARRNGAVIVYDYEGLPIKRYKLINAWPKSLEIGTLKAGDTSVLTEKLAITYESMELD; encoded by the coding sequence GTGCCACTTCCCGATCTCGACAGTTCCGTCGGGCACTCCTTCGGTCTCGAATTCGACAGCGTCGTCATCAAGCAGATCACCGAGGTCAGCGGTCTGAAGATGGAACAGGACGTCATCGAGCTGAAGCAGAACACCGCCGACGGCAAGTACGCCATCAAGAAGCTGCCCGGCCGCCCCAAGGCCGGCGAGGTCACCGTCACGCGCGGTCTGACCGAGGACAACAGCTTCGAACGATGGATCAAGGACTCCCGCTTCGGCCGCATGACGAGCGCCCGCCGCAACGGCGCGGTCATCGTCTACGACTACGAGGGCCTGCCCATCAAGCGCTACAAGCTCATCAACGCCTGGCCCAAGTCGCTGGAGATCGGCACGCTCAAGGCCGGTGACACCTCGGTGCTCACGGAGAAGCTGGCGATCACGTACGAAAGCATGGAGCTCGACTGA
- a CDS encoding DUF6760 family protein, with protein MTYATDLLYEEVAYLAYHFHWPLDDLLDLEHPERLKFVAQVARLNGQ; from the coding sequence GTGACGTACGCGACCGACCTGCTCTACGAGGAGGTCGCGTACCTCGCCTACCACTTCCACTGGCCGCTGGACGACCTGCTGGACCTGGAACACCCGGAACGCCTGAAGTTCGTGGCACAGGTCGCCCGCCTCAACGGGCAGTAG
- a CDS encoding phage tail protein, producing the protein MATAPAPDDPAVSVCFVVTIDDIELGSFNTCDGLGCEVVLETREEGGNNGHVWQLPTRLKYSNVKLSRPLTRETEKVARWFATMTTGFSRKTAHIEARTGDGRKVAQWGLLEVVPVRWTGPSFTPESPKVAMETIEIAHHGYVMEG; encoded by the coding sequence ATGGCCACCGCCCCCGCCCCCGACGACCCCGCAGTCAGCGTCTGCTTCGTCGTCACGATCGACGACATCGAACTCGGATCGTTCAACACCTGTGACGGGCTGGGCTGCGAAGTCGTCCTGGAGACCCGCGAGGAGGGCGGCAACAACGGACATGTGTGGCAGCTCCCGACCCGGCTGAAGTACTCCAATGTGAAGCTGTCGCGCCCGCTGACGCGGGAGACCGAGAAGGTGGCGCGCTGGTTCGCCACCATGACGACCGGGTTCAGCCGCAAGACCGCCCACATCGAGGCGCGCACCGGCGACGGCCGCAAGGTGGCCCAGTGGGGGCTGCTGGAGGTCGTGCCCGTGCGCTGGACGGGGCCGTCGTTCACGCCGGAGTCGCCCAAGGTCGCGATGGAGACGATCGAGATCGCCCATCACGGCTATGTGATGGAGGGCTGA
- a CDS encoding CIS tube protein: MSGAGPIAFSAAGTSGAASAARGGSARPKLEHAYLELRTPPTGGGLTPGGPCGRIDFQFNPKELSLTKAASWKRTPAKGAKSSGPPEYQGSQPSKLTVEMFFDAGDTQDTRVVTAVEQLFACCVPTNETRQQQRSSPPWVVFHWGGLTGFPGYVSQVAAKYTLFTTSGVPIRAVCQVTMEEISGETPGQNPTSGALAARRVHRVASGDSLPSLAHREYGDAGAWRIIAEANGIDDPIRLAPGTQLLLPAPDELGRLDDSGRRGAGR, encoded by the coding sequence GTGAGCGGCGCGGGACCCATCGCCTTCAGCGCGGCCGGCACGTCCGGAGCGGCGTCCGCGGCCAGGGGCGGCTCGGCCAGGCCCAAGCTGGAGCACGCCTATCTGGAGCTGCGCACCCCGCCCACCGGCGGTGGACTCACCCCCGGCGGGCCGTGCGGGCGGATCGACTTCCAGTTCAACCCCAAGGAGCTGAGCCTGACGAAGGCTGCCTCCTGGAAGCGCACCCCGGCCAAGGGCGCGAAGAGTTCGGGCCCGCCCGAGTACCAGGGCTCCCAGCCCAGCAAGCTCACCGTCGAGATGTTCTTCGACGCCGGGGACACCCAGGACACCCGGGTCGTCACGGCGGTGGAGCAGCTGTTCGCCTGCTGCGTACCGACGAATGAGACCCGGCAGCAGCAGCGCTCCTCACCGCCCTGGGTGGTGTTCCACTGGGGCGGACTGACCGGCTTCCCCGGCTATGTGAGCCAGGTCGCCGCCAAGTACACCCTGTTCACCACCTCGGGCGTGCCGATCCGGGCGGTGTGCCAGGTGACGATGGAGGAGATCAGCGGGGAGACACCCGGCCAGAACCCCACCTCGGGCGCGCTGGCGGCCCGGCGGGTGCACCGGGTCGCCTCCGGGGACTCGCTGCCCTCGCTGGCGCACCGGGAGTACGGCGACGCCGGCGCCTGGCGGATCATCGCCGAGGCCAACGGGATCGACGACCCGATCAGGCTGGCGCCCGGCACCCAACTGCTGCTGCCCGCCCCGGACGAGCTGGGCCGGCTCGACGACTCCGGCCGCCGGGGGGCGGGACGATGA
- a CDS encoding VgrG-related protein, protein MTRQGVASALVVEFDGRPLPAKFLNTLVEGYVDDSRTLPDLFLLRFRDPDRVLLEQTGLKIGSEARLLARTGGDTAPKPLLEGAVTALEVELDETGTFTVVRGLDESHRLLRGRRVASYQNMTLSDICGQVAQRAGLKPGTVDVAGPVIEHIAQPNVTDWEFVRGLAEEAGAQAYVRDGHLHITRPAEASGAPDSSARADRDPLVLELGSNLLRCRAGVSAAEQVSEVEVRGWDIAAKEPLVGKAPAGTSGTLRLGVTAADVTAPFGEARFVVTDAAYGTQAQVDQAAKALAERIAGSFAELEAVIRGNPAVTAGSAVALNAVGAPFEGRYTVTSSRHVFDAVRGYETWITVSGQQERSLFGLTGGGGGASGSGPRWSGLVSGTVTDTQDPEGSGRVKVRFPWLSDEYASDWARTAQSGGTGGGEAFIPEVGDEVLVGFEQGHLDRPYVLAGLYNGKDRPGGGGGGTPGETPGTAETPGAPGAGGGDGLVDPTTGAVNRRAFASRSGNQLELLDAADGPQGVRLRTGDGKLTIDLDRRGTAVVINSDGSVTIRAEEQVSVTAAKGVALDAGRGELTLTGERVTLTSRNGVALNGGNGRLALSTDGAMELHGGQITVDGSRRTDVKSGGSVSVNAPMIQLN, encoded by the coding sequence ATGACACGCCAAGGGGTCGCCAGCGCGCTGGTGGTCGAGTTCGACGGCCGCCCGCTGCCCGCGAAGTTCCTGAACACCCTGGTCGAGGGGTACGTGGACGACAGCCGTACGCTGCCCGACCTCTTCCTCCTCCGCTTCCGCGACCCGGACCGGGTCCTGCTCGAACAGACCGGCCTCAAGATCGGCAGTGAGGCCCGGCTCCTGGCCCGGACCGGCGGGGACACCGCCCCGAAGCCGCTCCTCGAAGGCGCGGTCACCGCGCTGGAGGTCGAGCTGGACGAGACCGGTACGTTCACCGTGGTCCGGGGCCTGGACGAGTCGCACCGGCTGCTGCGCGGACGGCGCGTCGCCAGCTACCAGAACATGACGCTCTCCGACATCTGCGGCCAGGTCGCCCAGCGCGCCGGCCTCAAGCCCGGCACCGTGGACGTGGCCGGGCCGGTCATCGAGCACATCGCCCAGCCCAACGTCACCGACTGGGAGTTCGTACGCGGCCTCGCCGAGGAGGCGGGCGCCCAGGCGTACGTGCGCGACGGGCATCTGCACATCACCCGGCCCGCCGAGGCGAGCGGGGCGCCGGACAGCTCCGCCCGCGCCGACCGCGACCCGCTCGTCCTCGAACTCGGCAGCAACCTGCTGCGCTGCCGGGCCGGTGTCTCGGCGGCCGAACAGGTCTCCGAGGTGGAGGTGCGCGGCTGGGACATCGCCGCCAAGGAACCCCTGGTCGGCAAGGCGCCCGCCGGTACGTCCGGCACGCTCCGGCTCGGGGTGACGGCGGCCGACGTGACCGCCCCCTTCGGCGAGGCGCGGTTCGTCGTCACCGACGCCGCGTACGGCACCCAGGCCCAGGTGGACCAGGCGGCGAAGGCCCTGGCCGAACGCATCGCCGGCTCCTTCGCGGAACTGGAGGCCGTGATCCGGGGCAACCCGGCGGTCACGGCGGGCAGCGCGGTCGCGCTGAACGCGGTCGGCGCCCCCTTCGAGGGCCGCTACACCGTCACCTCCTCGCGCCATGTCTTCGACGCCGTACGCGGCTACGAGACCTGGATCACCGTCTCCGGGCAGCAGGAGCGCTCGCTGTTCGGGCTCACCGGGGGCGGCGGGGGTGCGTCCGGGAGCGGTCCGCGCTGGTCCGGACTGGTCAGCGGAACGGTCACGGACACCCAGGACCCGGAGGGCTCGGGGCGGGTGAAGGTGCGTTTCCCCTGGCTGTCGGACGAGTACGCGAGCGACTGGGCGCGCACGGCGCAGTCCGGCGGGACGGGCGGCGGCGAGGCGTTCATCCCGGAGGTCGGGGACGAGGTGCTGGTCGGCTTCGAACAGGGCCACCTCGACCGGCCGTACGTCCTGGCCGGCCTCTACAACGGCAAGGACCGGCCCGGCGGGGGAGGCGGCGGGACCCCGGGCGAAACCCCCGGCACGGCGGAAACGCCGGGCGCCCCCGGCGCGGGCGGCGGCGACGGCCTCGTCGACCCCACCACCGGGGCGGTCAACCGGCGCGCCTTCGCCTCCAGGAGCGGCAACCAGCTGGAGCTGCTGGACGCGGCCGACGGCCCGCAGGGCGTACGGCTGCGCACCGGGGACGGGAAGCTGACCATCGACCTGGACCGCCGGGGCACCGCCGTCGTCATCAACAGCGACGGCAGCGTCACCATCCGGGCCGAGGAACAGGTCTCCGTCACGGCGGCCAAGGGCGTCGCCCTGGACGCCGGACGAGGCGAACTCACCCTCACCGGCGAACGCGTCACCCTCACCTCGCGCAACGGAGTCGCCCTGAACGGCGGCAATGGCAGGCTCGCCCTCTCCACGGACGGCGCGATGGAGCTGCACGGCGGCCAGATCACCGTGGACGGCAGCCGCCGCACCGATGTGAAGAGCGGAGGCTCGGTCTCCGTCAACGCCCCGATGATCCAGCTCAACTGA
- a CDS encoding PAAR domain-containing protein, with product MPSAAAARVTDPTGHPGTVGPPGVLSVLIGGKPAATVGTTHQCASPLGHPPSVIAPPGSRSVFIGGRPAARVGDLSGCGAPIVSGCATVLIGG from the coding sequence ATGCCGTCAGCAGCAGCCGCACGGGTCACCGACCCCACCGGCCACCCCGGCACCGTGGGGCCGCCCGGCGTGCTCTCGGTGCTGATCGGCGGCAAACCGGCGGCCACCGTCGGCACCACGCACCAGTGCGCGTCCCCGCTCGGCCACCCGCCGTCCGTGATCGCGCCGCCCGGCAGCCGGAGCGTCTTCATCGGCGGCAGGCCCGCCGCTCGCGTCGGGGACCTGAGCGGCTGCGGCGCACCGATCGTCTCGGGCTGCGCCACCGTGCTGATCGGAGGCTGA
- a CDS encoding GPW/gp25 family protein, producing MGEQFIGAGWAFPPRTDATGSIALVRGERELEESIRLILATSPGERPMRPEFGCAVNDYVFAPADAGTAGQLAYEVRLALERWEPRIEVADVTVRFDAADDGVLYIDIGYTVRGSNDPRNLVFPFYVIPQHGPDTSPDDEETGA from the coding sequence ATGGGAGAGCAGTTCATCGGAGCCGGCTGGGCCTTCCCGCCGCGCACCGACGCCACCGGCTCCATCGCCCTGGTACGCGGCGAACGCGAACTGGAGGAGTCGATCCGGCTCATCCTGGCCACGTCGCCCGGCGAGCGGCCCATGCGGCCCGAGTTCGGCTGCGCCGTCAACGACTACGTCTTCGCCCCGGCCGACGCCGGAACCGCCGGGCAACTCGCGTACGAGGTGCGGCTCGCGCTGGAACGCTGGGAACCCCGGATCGAGGTCGCCGACGTCACCGTACGCTTCGACGCCGCCGACGACGGGGTCCTGTACATCGACATCGGCTACACCGTGCGCGGCTCCAACGACCCCCGCAACCTCGTCTTCCCGTTCTATGTGATCCCGCAGCACGGACCGGACACGAGCCCCGACGACGAGGAGACCGGCGCGTGA